The DNA region CTTCTCCGCCGCGCTGACGGGATTCATCACCTTCAGTTATGGCTTCCTCGAAAACGTCGGCTTTCCGAAATTTTCCACCTTTCTGATCTTCCCCATGCTCGTCGCCTTTTGGGGCATCAGCCTCGCATACTTCTCGAGGAAGTACCAATGAAAAACCGACTCAAAGTCCTGCGCGCCGAACGGGATTGGTCGCAGGCAGACCTCGCCGACAAACTGGATGTCTCGCGCCAGACCGTCAACGCCATCGAAACAGGCAAATACGATCCCAGCCTGCCGTTAGCATTCAAGATCGCGGAGTTGTTTGGGATGAAGATCGAGGAAATATTCTTCATGAACAAGGAAACTAATTCTTCATGAGAAACCCTTGGAAAGCGCTGGACAATTCCAGCCTGAATTACCAAAAGCCGTCAAAGAAAATACCCGTAACTTTTTCAGGCTTTAAGCGACTTATATGTCATAGATAAGATGACTACTCAGGAACCAAACCCTCTCAGCAAAACTTCATCATTGTTGTTCTGGTTATGTATTTGTGCAGACTTCGTCTTTATCGTCTTGCACATTCTATACAAGTTTGAATTACTGAACAGTTCCTACTTTTCGCTTAAAAGAGACCTCGGATACTCGGAATTTTTCCAGTACACAAAATTCCTGTGGATCATCATCCTGCTGATCTACATCATCAGAAAAATAAGAGTTTGGGAATATCTCTCATGGCTGGCGGTTTTCACCTACTTCCTCGCAGACGATGCCTTCCAATTGCACGAGAACATCGGCAGGAGTATCGCGGGCAATCTCGATTTCGTCGCGCCGTTCAATTTGCGATTGCAGGATATCGGGGAACTGACAGTTCTAGCGGTTGCAGGGATGATCCTGCTGGCGATGCTCACATGGGCATATTGGCGGGGAACACAAGCCTTCAGGAATGTTTCAAAAGACCTGCTGATACTTGTGGGCATCATGACATTCTTCGGGGTGTTCATTGATGCCGCCGAGATCGGGGTTGACCTCGGGTTGTTCATCAAGGAAACACTCGGACTGATCGACGACGGCGGGGAAATGATCGTCGTCAGCGTGATGCTGTGGTATGTATTTCGGCTTGCCATCCATAACGGACAGACCGACGATTTCCTGCACACACGCCTGCCCGGATTGTCAAAACGAAAACGGACATAACGCATCGTCCTCCGCTCCAACCTGCTGACACAGCCGAAAGCGGGATTTTCATCCAAAAAGCAATCCCAAGAAACGAACAATCCTCACTAACGGGGCAAATGCCAGCGCTGATACAATAGGGTCATTCCTGCATGGCATACCGGGACGGCATCGCCGTACTGGTGCTCCCGCTTATGTTCCCGTTCTAGCAAAGGAGATTCCCATACTCTCGAAGACTTCACGCCTGCTCACGTATCTTTGCGCCCTGCTGTATGGCATCCTCGGCGCATTGCTTTACTTTTTCCCTGAAACGCTCGCCCCGGTCTTTGCCTGGAAGGTGACCGCCTTCATGATCATGACCATCGGCGGCTGGTGTCTCGGCAATGCCTGGCTGGCGTACATCACCGCCCGCCGCTGGGAATGGAGCCTCGTGCGCACATCCCTGCTGTATTTGTGGTTGTTCGGACTTGGTGAATTGATCGTGCTGTTCGCTTTCCGTGACCGGCTCGTGTTGCAGCATCCAATTGCGTGGCTGTATCTCATCACGCTCATCGTCAATGTACTTGCCGCCGCCGTCGGCATCATGGATTATCTGCGCATCCGCCCGGCGAGCACACCAAACGGCTTATTACTCACCAGCACACAAAAACTCCCTGCCGCGGCATTTGTTGTCTTCGTCGGTTTCCTCGGCGCATATGGCATCGTTGCCCAGATCGGCGACGTCGGCACAAACGGCGGGATCTTCCCAGAAGTGATGTCGCTTTTCACGCTGCGGAGTTTCGGCACTTTCTATCTCTCCCTTGCGCTGGCAGTCGTGCCTTTTCTCTGGAGAATCGGACATAAAACCGTTCTCCATCATTCCTATGCCGCCTACGGATTGATCGTCTTCATCACCATCGCCGCGCTCGTGTATCTCCCGCTCTTTGACTTTTCCGCGCGCCCCGGCGGGTTGCTATACTTCGCCGCCTATCTCGGGGTTGGCATTCCGTTGGCATTCGTTTTCCGCAACCATGGCACGGGAAATTAACTGACCGATGACCCGCTGGCTTGATCCTCAACCTGTT from Anaerolineales bacterium includes:
- a CDS encoding helix-turn-helix transcriptional regulator; protein product: MKNRLKVLRAERDWSQADLADKLDVSRQTVNAIETGKYDPSLPLAFKIAELFGMKIEEIFFMNKETNSS